A genomic segment from Paenibacillus sp. FSL K6-1096 encodes:
- the holA gene encoding DNA polymerase III subunit delta — protein MDAKTAAKAIKQGNISPLYVLYGSEKFRMNEFAAMLEEQLIPREDRDFAVIPFDLSETPVQAVVEEAETVPFMVQRKLLLVRDASVFTAGKDKAKIEHNVEILAAYMQHPADFSVIVFLVNGDKLDERKKIVKSAKAVGMVLAFNPLGAEELVRWVEKGFRERGCSLAPGTAEALIGSAGTGLQGLSAEIDKLCLFAGAGGKVDAAAVESLVHRGTEQNIFTLVEDIANLRLDKALNTLYELLKQREEPIKIAALIARQFRIILQVKDLSALSYSQGQIASQLGLHPYAVKLAGEQARKFGSPQLRQILSRLADLDYQMKTGAVDKVLGLELFMLRLGA, from the coding sequence ATGGATGCCAAAACGGCGGCCAAAGCAATCAAACAGGGGAACATTTCTCCACTGTATGTGCTGTACGGCAGCGAGAAGTTCCGGATGAATGAATTCGCGGCCATGCTGGAGGAACAGCTGATCCCCAGAGAAGACCGTGATTTCGCCGTCATTCCCTTCGATCTGTCGGAGACGCCGGTTCAGGCTGTAGTGGAAGAAGCGGAGACGGTTCCGTTCATGGTCCAGCGCAAGCTGCTGCTGGTGCGGGATGCGTCCGTGTTCACGGCCGGCAAGGATAAGGCCAAGATTGAACACAATGTGGAGATACTGGCGGCATATATGCAGCACCCGGCTGATTTCAGTGTGATTGTATTCCTAGTGAACGGTGATAAGCTGGATGAACGCAAAAAAATCGTCAAAAGCGCCAAAGCCGTCGGCATGGTGCTGGCCTTTAATCCGCTGGGTGCAGAAGAGCTGGTACGCTGGGTGGAGAAGGGCTTCCGTGAACGCGGCTGTTCCCTTGCGCCGGGGACGGCGGAGGCGCTGATCGGAAGTGCGGGCACCGGGCTTCAGGGGCTGTCGGCCGAGATCGACAAGCTGTGCCTGTTCGCCGGGGCAGGCGGCAAGGTCGATGCGGCCGCCGTGGAGAGTCTGGTCCACCGCGGCACCGAGCAGAATATCTTCACGCTCGTGGAGGATATCGCGAACCTGCGCCTGGACAAGGCGCTGAATACGCTCTATGAGCTGCTGAAGCAACGTGAGGAGCCGATCAAGATTGCCGCGCTGATTGCCCGGCAGTTCAGAATCATTTTGCAGGTCAAGGACTTGTCCGCCCTCAGCTATTCGCAGGGACAGATTGCCTCCCAGCTCGGACTGCATCCGTATGCGGTCAAGCTGGCCGGGGAGCAGGCCCGCAAGTTCGGCAGCCCGCAGCTGCGGCAGATCCTGAGCCGTCTGGCCGATCTCGATTATCAGATGAAGACCGGCGCGGTCGACAAGGTGCTGGGGCTGGAGCTGTTCATGCTGCGTCTCGGGGCCTGA
- a CDS encoding zf-HC2 domain-containing protein: MNCAEVMEWMHRYLDHDLSQEEILEMFRHIDDCPACAEVFDRLTMLSQQLEQLPDVKPPFSLVDSILPRLEQLDRGVQEEPVITAAEDPKVVPFTRSNTRSKKQRGSSLATRTGIGAAAAAVILLFALFNKPESMPNADMDMAVQTSASDAATEMATGNSGNANSTAPGSEQTDGGDVSFMKQAPAEDGAGEELQATPPVSVKSADQPPTADQAPATDAGTVPGKAPVVTPAPRPDKRSATPQPAESGKGDRKVLNDKSAAPSAPVQEFAAADQPPDERIAGDQPAGDTKASGLMAAGAGAAWASPDGHYSAEQSGQQLIIYSSPAAGTEERTILASLPIEGNVISVTWSEDGRKFTYVTALPDGTEANQEYMIPAEPATPAPSEASEPSTSPAEPAASPESSPAVTPDAATSNKSP; the protein is encoded by the coding sequence ATGAATTGCGCGGAGGTGATGGAATGGATGCACCGCTATTTGGATCATGATCTCAGTCAGGAAGAAATACTGGAAATGTTCCGTCATATCGATGATTGCCCTGCCTGCGCGGAAGTCTTTGACCGGTTGACGATGCTCTCCCAGCAGCTGGAGCAGCTGCCGGATGTGAAGCCACCCTTCAGTCTGGTTGACTCGATTCTTCCCCGGCTGGAACAGCTGGACCGCGGGGTTCAGGAAGAGCCGGTTATAACAGCAGCGGAAGATCCCAAGGTAGTTCCCTTTACCCGTTCAAATACCCGCAGCAAGAAGCAGAGAGGCTCTTCACTGGCGACACGGACAGGCATCGGCGCGGCAGCGGCAGCGGTGATTCTGCTGTTCGCGTTATTCAACAAGCCGGAGAGTATGCCGAATGCGGATATGGATATGGCTGTTCAGACATCTGCAAGTGATGCAGCCACAGAGATGGCTACCGGCAACTCGGGCAATGCGAATAGTACAGCACCTGGGTCCGAACAGACAGACGGCGGAGATGTCTCCTTCATGAAGCAGGCGCCGGCGGAGGATGGTGCAGGTGAGGAGCTTCAGGCTACACCGCCGGTATCGGTCAAGAGTGCGGACCAACCGCCAACTGCGGATCAGGCGCCTGCAACGGACGCTGGTACTGTCCCGGGCAAGGCCCCTGTAGTGACGCCAGCACCGCGGCCTGACAAGCGCAGCGCTACGCCTCAGCCGGCAGAGAGCGGCAAGGGGGACCGTAAAGTCTTGAATGACAAGAGTGCAGCGCCAAGCGCACCTGTTCAGGAGTTCGCAGCGGCGGACCAGCCTCCAGATGAGCGGATTGCGGGAGATCAGCCTGCTGGAGATACTAAAGCCAGTGGCCTGATGGCTGCGGGTGCCGGAGCTGCCTGGGCCTCTCCGGACGGGCATTATTCAGCAGAGCAATCCGGCCAGCAGCTCATTATTTACAGTTCACCCGCAGCAGGGACGGAAGAGCGGACGATATTGGCCTCCTTGCCCATAGAGGGGAATGTAATCTCAGTGACGTGGTCGGAGGACGGACGCAAATTCACTTATGTAACAGCGCTGCCGGATGGTACGGAAGCCAACCAGGAATACATGATTCCGGCAGAGCCCGCAACACCGGCTCCATCGGAGGCTTCAGAGCCTTCCACCTCACCGGCGGAGCCCGCTGCATCTCCCGAATCCAGCCCGGCGGTGACCCCGGACGCGGCAACGTCCAATAAATCACCATAA
- a CDS encoding sigma-70 family RNA polymerase sigma factor — protein MVEQGLIRAAQAGDRDALITLLREIEGHVYKTAFYILHNEQDALDASQEALIRVYTKIGSYEEKAQFKTWVQRIVTNICIDKFRRTKPTVSIDEHEMVFQDNKHNVEREVLSGYLAEDIREAIDQLPEHHRTVIVLRYLQDFSYNEIADCLDLPLNTVKSYLFRARQQLQNRLQEYQKGGVSG, from the coding sequence GTGGTGGAGCAGGGACTCATCAGAGCCGCTCAAGCGGGCGATCGCGACGCTCTAATCACCCTATTGCGCGAAATTGAAGGACATGTATATAAGACGGCCTTCTATATCCTGCATAACGAACAGGATGCTCTGGATGCCTCCCAGGAGGCGCTGATCCGGGTGTACACCAAGATCGGCTCCTATGAGGAGAAGGCTCAGTTCAAAACATGGGTTCAACGGATAGTAACTAATATTTGCATTGACAAATTCAGGAGAACGAAGCCTACCGTTTCTATCGATGAACACGAAATGGTGTTCCAGGATAACAAACATAATGTAGAGCGCGAAGTGCTGTCAGGTTATCTGGCGGAGGATATCCGCGAGGCCATTGACCAGCTTCCGGAGCATCACAGGACCGTGATCGTGCTCCGTTATCTACAGGACTTCTCTTACAACGAGATTGCAGACTGTCTCGATTTGCCGCTGAACACGGTGAAATCATACCTGTTCCGGGCAAGGCAGCAGCTGCAGAACAGACTTCAGGAGTATCAGAAAGGTGGTGTGTCAGGATGA
- a CDS encoding bifunctional 2-keto-4-hydroxyglutarate aldolase/2-keto-3-deoxy-6-phosphogluconate aldolase: protein MKKIKVLQNITAVGVVAVIRADNADDAYAMSVACIEGGLNNIEVTFTTPGAEVAIKRLVAEYGSRAVIGAGTVLDPLTARIAILAGSEFVVSPSFEEETAKMCNLYGIPYMPGCMTLNEMKEALKLGVDVLKLFPGSAFGPDYVKAVKGPMPHVNIMPTGGVDLNNMEKWIKNGCIAVGIGGNLTAPAKEGRYDQITELAAQYVAKFKEIQAQ, encoded by the coding sequence ATGAAGAAGATCAAAGTATTGCAGAACATCACAGCTGTTGGCGTAGTAGCCGTAATCCGTGCAGACAATGCCGATGATGCCTATGCGATGTCGGTGGCCTGTATCGAGGGCGGACTGAACAATATTGAAGTGACTTTTACCACTCCGGGGGCTGAAGTTGCGATTAAGCGCCTTGTTGCTGAATATGGAAGCCGCGCCGTTATCGGTGCAGGGACTGTGCTCGACCCGCTTACCGCACGAATTGCCATTCTGGCAGGCTCGGAGTTTGTGGTCAGCCCGTCTTTTGAAGAAGAGACAGCCAAGATGTGTAATCTCTATGGTATTCCATATATGCCGGGCTGCATGACACTGAATGAAATGAAGGAAGCGCTGAAGCTGGGCGTGGATGTGCTGAAGCTGTTCCCGGGCAGCGCGTTCGGACCTGACTATGTGAAGGCTGTGAAGGGGCCGATGCCGCATGTGAACATTATGCCTACCGGCGGCGTGGACCTGAACAATATGGAGAAATGGATCAAGAACGGCTGCATCGCTGTCGGTATCGGCGGCAATCTGACTGCACCGGCGAAGGAAGGCCGCTATGACCAGATCACGGAGCTGGCGGCACAGTATGTGGCGAAGTTCAAGGAGATTCAGGCGCAGTAA
- a CDS encoding sugar kinase, which translates to MNKQLDAVTFGEPMAMFYANEVGPLPEVTSFSKALAGAESNVATGLSRLKHLTGYVTKLGEDSFGEFITAALNKEKIDTASITTTREFSTGMLIKSKVLTGDPKVEYFRRNSAASKLSLADFDGDYFASAGHLHVTSISAALSASCHEFSLHAMNFMKQRGRTVSLDPNLRPTLWPDTETMVSTINDLATRCDWFLPGLSEGKILTGLDTPEQIAGFYLERGISLVVIKLGPEGAYYKTSTGEEGYVDGFKVEQVVDTVGAGDGFAVGVISAMLEKLSVAEAVKRGNAIGALAVMSPGDMDGLPTREELEAFMSTGKKA; encoded by the coding sequence ATGAACAAACAGCTGGATGCGGTCACATTCGGGGAGCCGATGGCCATGTTCTATGCCAATGAAGTCGGCCCCTTGCCTGAGGTCACTTCATTCTCCAAGGCTCTGGCAGGCGCAGAGAGCAATGTTGCCACCGGGTTGTCGCGCCTTAAGCACCTGACCGGCTATGTGACCAAGCTGGGCGAGGACAGCTTCGGCGAATTCATCACAGCGGCGCTGAACAAGGAGAAGATTGATACCGCCAGCATCACCACCACCCGGGAGTTCTCCACCGGTATGCTGATTAAATCCAAGGTGCTGACCGGGGACCCCAAGGTTGAATATTTCCGCCGTAATTCCGCTGCCTCCAAGCTGAGCCTGGCTGACTTCGACGGGGACTATTTCGCTTCCGCCGGTCATCTGCACGTCACCAGCATTTCTGCAGCGCTGTCAGCATCCTGCCATGAATTCTCTTTACATGCCATGAATTTCATGAAGCAGCGCGGCCGGACGGTCTCGCTTGACCCGAATCTGCGCCCGACGCTCTGGCCGGATACCGAAACAATGGTCAGCACGATCAACGATCTGGCCACACGCTGCGACTGGTTCCTGCCCGGACTCAGCGAAGGCAAAATCCTGACCGGCCTCGATACGCCGGAGCAAATCGCCGGATTCTATCTGGAGCGCGGGATATCCCTTGTTGTGATCAAGCTCGGGCCTGAAGGCGCCTACTACAAGACTTCCACAGGCGAAGAGGGGTATGTGGACGGCTTCAAGGTGGAGCAGGTGGTGGATACCGTCGGCGCGGGAGACGGCTTCGCCGTGGGCGTCATCAGCGCGATGCTGGAGAAGCTCAGCGTAGCCGAAGCCGTGAAGCGGGGCAATGCCATCGGCGCACTTGCCGTTATGTCGCCTGGCGACATGGACGGACTGCCAACCCGTGAGGAGCTGGAAGCATTTATGAGCACGGGTAAGAAAGCTTAA
- a CDS encoding LacI family DNA-binding transcriptional regulator translates to MKKLTIEDVARKAGVSKSTVSQFLNKRFKYMSEATRNRIAEVIDELNYQPNGLARSLKQNRTHMVGIIVANIDYSLSIQCIRAIEKELQRHGIQVIICNSDEDADKENTYVETLVARQVDGLIIFPAGDQPGPYTRLIEAEYPLVFMDRLVDGITTQSLLLDNEMAVKTAVRELTGHGHDAIAILSLPLGAHAITPRRERMSGYKKAMEEAGLPLRDDYMRSVPREEIASALDELLELPHPPTALVAANDLVLGEILKYANRNAIAIPGRLSVIGIDDAEFARIYNPDITTIRQPAYEMGVQAAKIMLSLINDTDGAMPITYRFPPTLQQGDSVQPPARAE, encoded by the coding sequence ATGAAGAAGCTGACCATTGAGGATGTGGCCCGGAAAGCGGGGGTCTCCAAAAGCACGGTCTCGCAGTTTTTGAATAAACGGTTCAAATATATGAGTGAAGCGACCCGAAACCGCATTGCCGAGGTCATCGATGAGCTGAACTACCAGCCGAACGGACTGGCCCGCAGTCTGAAGCAGAACCGTACACATATGGTTGGCATTATTGTAGCTAACATTGATTACTCGCTGTCCATCCAGTGTATCCGGGCGATCGAGAAGGAGCTGCAGCGCCACGGTATCCAGGTCATCATCTGCAACTCAGACGAGGATGCAGACAAAGAGAATACCTATGTGGAGACGCTGGTGGCCCGTCAGGTGGACGGACTGATTATTTTCCCTGCTGGCGATCAGCCCGGGCCTTACACGCGGTTAATTGAAGCGGAATATCCGCTGGTGTTCATGGACCGGCTGGTCGACGGGATTACGACCCAGAGCCTGCTGCTTGATAATGAGATGGCGGTGAAGACCGCGGTCCGGGAGCTGACCGGCCACGGGCATGATGCGATTGCTATTCTGTCGCTGCCGCTCGGCGCACATGCAATTACCCCGCGCAGGGAGCGGATGAGCGGATACAAGAAGGCGATGGAGGAAGCCGGTCTGCCCTTGCGGGATGACTATATGCGCAGCGTTCCGCGTGAAGAGATTGCCTCGGCGCTGGATGAGCTGCTGGAGCTTCCCCATCCGCCGACAGCGCTGGTTGCCGCCAACGATCTGGTGCTGGGCGAGATTCTGAAGTATGCGAACCGCAATGCAATCGCCATACCCGGCCGGCTGTCGGTCATCGGCATTGACGATGCGGAATTCGCCCGTATCTACAACCCTGATATTACGACGATCCGCCAGCCTGCATATGAGATGGGGGTACAGGCGGCGAAGATCATGCTCTCGTTAATTAATGATACGGATGGTGCGATGCCAATCACCTACAGATTCCCGCCTACGCTTCAGCAGGGCGATTCTGTGCAGCCTCCGGCCAGAGCCGAGTAG